CCGCGAAGTCGGGCGTCGCGGGATACACCGTGCCTTCACCGCCTCCGGTGCCCGGTCCGTTCCCCGAGCCGCGGCCAGGACCGTTGCCGGCGCCCACACCCCCTCCGGTGCCCGGACCGGCGCCATCAGAACCGTCAGTCCCGGCGCCGGCCGCAGGTGCGACCGCGACAACGGTCGGCGCCGTCGCCGTCGGAGTCGGCGCTTGTTCAGCCGGCGTGACGGTCGGCTGGACGACCGGCTTCTTCACGACGGGCTTGGGCTGCTTCTTGACCACCGGCGGCGTGATCGGCTGCGGCTTGGGCACCGCCGGCTTGGGCGTCGCGAGTCGCATGTACTTGACCCGCTGCTGGATCACGCGCTGGCCACCCAGGCCGAGTCGGCCACCGCCGCCACCGCCGGCGGGCCCTGATCCGCCTGCGCCGCGCGCGATCTCCGCCTTCTCGACCGTAACGATGCCGCCGATCAGCAGCAGGATGATTATCGCGTGGATCACGAGCGAGGCGAGCAACCCCCAGCGCCCCGGCCGCTCGGTTGGAACGCCGATCGGCGGCCGGTACGGCGGCATGGGCCGCGGCTCAGGTGCGCTCGTCACAGCGCGGTTCGAGTTGGCGATGGGCCACCTCCATGCACGATCCTATTCGAGCACGACCTCGAGGTTCCCTCAACATAACGGAAAAGGAGCAATCGGCGGCTTTATGATCTTCCACATAAGGCCGGCCTTTGCGTTCGAGGTGTCCTGCGACGCCGACGAGACGACCGGTGGCGTGAGCCAGTGCGGATCCTGCGACGACACGGCTTCAAAAGAAGTCGTCCGAGATCGGCGCTGCACGGCCGGCCACGCGAAACGGGCTCGCCCGGCAAACGCCGCGGCGAGCCCGTTCTCGGTTCTTCGAGCGATCCGAGTTACTTGGGCGGAATACCGATGATCTTGACTCCCGCGCCGCGCGCCACGTCCATGGCGTGAATCACATCCTGAAACGTCACGGCCGTATCGCCCTTCACGAAGATGATCTTGTCCGGGCGCCCGTCGTACACGTCGTGCAGTCTCTTGGCCAGGGCCGCCTTCGGCACATCCTCGCTGTTGAGCTTGTACGCGCCGTTCGGCAGCACCTGCAGTACGATCTGGTCCGGATTGGGCTGCGGTGTCGTCGG
The Gemmatimonadaceae bacterium genome window above contains:
- a CDS encoding biopolymer transporter ExbD encodes the protein MAMSGANERGLTNDINVTPMIDVLLVLLVIFMVAVPLARKAIDTQLPDPNPPPTTPQPNPDQIVLQVLPNGAYKLNSEDVPKAALAKRLHDVYDGRPDKIIFVKGDTAVTFQDVIHAMDVARGAGVKIIGIPPK